A single region of the Fenollaria sporofastidiosus genome encodes:
- a CDS encoding YifB family Mg chelatase-like AAA ATPase, translating to MYSKVNTCVLQGLNAKIINVESDLSSGLPQFNIVGLADTAIKESKERVRTAVKNSDIEFPIKRITINLAPANEKKEGSQMDLAIAVGILLANGDIDNQDTDDMVIIGELALDGTVNSVQGALPMLISMRDLHVKKCIVPDANKKECAIVEDIEIIPVKNLREVVDYLNGQLEIEPYKNDEEEIINAVDDSVDFSDMKGQEGLKRAMEIAAAGGHNMLIIGPPGSGKTMAARRLATILPDLTFEEAIEITKIYSISGLLKDEGLVKRRPFRSPHHTSSDVALIGGGRIPKPGEVSLAHHGVLFLDELPEFPRKVLEVLRQPIEDGEVTVSRVNATFKYPSKFMFVASMNPCPCGYYGDETHQCTCTQSQIDRYLGKISSPLLDRIDIHIEVKPVKYDELSSKTECESSETIRERVNRARKRQLERYKNEGIISNSELTNKMIKKYIKLDEKAQEIMEFAFKKFNFSARSYNKILKLARTIADLADSDLVLEKHVLEAIQYRTLDKKYWR from the coding sequence ATGTATTCTAAAGTAAATACTTGTGTTTTGCAAGGTTTGAACGCAAAGATAATTAATGTTGAGAGCGACTTATCAAGTGGCCTACCACAATTTAACATAGTTGGACTTGCTGATACTGCGATAAAAGAGTCTAAGGAAAGAGTTAGAACAGCGGTTAAAAACTCGGATATTGAGTTTCCAATCAAAAGGATAACAATCAATTTAGCACCTGCAAATGAAAAGAAGGAAGGTTCTCAGATGGACCTTGCTATAGCAGTTGGCATCTTACTTGCAAATGGCGATATTGACAATCAAGACACAGATGATATGGTTATTATAGGTGAGCTTGCACTTGATGGAACAGTAAACTCGGTGCAAGGTGCTCTTCCGATGCTTATATCGATGCGCGATCTTCACGTTAAGAAGTGTATAGTTCCTGATGCTAACAAAAAAGAGTGCGCCATAGTTGAAGACATTGAGATAATTCCTGTTAAGAACTTAAGAGAAGTTGTTGATTATCTCAACGGTCAACTTGAGATAGAGCCATATAAAAATGATGAAGAAGAGATTATAAACGCTGTTGATGATAGTGTTGATTTTTCAGATATGAAGGGGCAAGAAGGTCTTAAAAGAGCGATGGAGATAGCTGCAGCAGGAGGACATAATATGCTCATTATAGGACCTCCAGGCTCAGGTAAGACCATGGCAGCAAGGAGACTTGCTACAATACTTCCTGATTTAACTTTTGAAGAAGCCATAGAGATTACGAAGATCTACAGTATATCAGGTTTATTAAAAGATGAGGGTCTTGTAAAGAGAAGACCATTTAGGTCGCCTCACCATACATCGTCAGATGTTGCCTTGATAGGCGGAGGAAGAATACCAAAGCCAGGCGAAGTTTCGCTTGCACATCACGGTGTCTTGTTTCTTGATGAATTACCAGAGTTTCCTAGAAAAGTATTGGAAGTTTTAAGGCAGCCAATTGAAGACGGAGAGGTTACTGTATCCCGTGTAAATGCAACATTTAAGTATCCATCAAAGTTTATGTTTGTTGCATCGATGAATCCATGCCCATGCGGTTACTATGGTGATGAAACTCATCAGTGCACATGTACACAAAGTCAAATTGACAGATACTTAGGCAAAATTTCAAGTCCACTACTTGACAGAATTGACATCCACATAGAAGTAAAACCTGTTAAGTATGATGAATTAAGCTCTAAGACTGAGTGCGAGTCTTCAGAAACTATTCGCGAGAGGGTCAATAGAGCTAGAAAAAGACAGCTTGAAAGATATAAAAATGAAGGAATCATTTCTAACTCTGAGCTTACGAATAAAATGATTAAAAAGTACATCAAACTTGATGAAAAGGCTCAAGAGATTATGGAATTTGCGTTCAAAAAGTTCAATTTCAGTGCTAGAAGCTACAACAAGATACTAAAGCTTGCTAGAACCATAGCCGACCTTGCTGATAGCGACTTAGTATTAGAAAAGCATGTATTAGAAGCAATTCAATATAGAACTCTAGATAAGAAGTATTGGAGATAA
- a CDS encoding YraN family protein, which yields MQNNFNRKDNRKKGRFGEEEAKDYLKNEGYFILDQNYQVRDGEIDIIARDDKYLIFVEVKARNKMDYGRPMEAVTKSKQKKIIKTAEYYLYEHQNLNYQPRFDVVEVDFSTNKIKHIKNAFWIGD from the coding sequence ATGCAAAATAATTTTAATAGAAAAGACAACAGAAAAAAGGGAAGGTTTGGCGAAGAAGAAGCTAAAGACTACCTAAAGAATGAAGGCTACTTTATACTGGATCAAAACTATCAAGTAAGAGATGGCGAGATTGACATCATTGCTAGGGATGATAAGTATTTGATCTTTGTTGAAGTTAAGGCTAGAAACAAGATGGACTACGGAAGGCCCATGGAGGCTGTAACAAAGTCTAAGCAAAAGAAGATAATCAAGACGGCTGAGTACTACTTATACGAGCATCAAAACTTGAACTATCAGCCAAGATTTGATGTTGTTGAAGTTGATTTTTCTACGAACAAGATTAAGCATATTAAAAATGCATTTTGGATAGGAGATTGA
- a CDS encoding ribonuclease HII, translating into MNKDYEDKLFDEGHKIIVGIDEVGRGPFFGDVLACAIAFDKDFFMEEVNDSKKLSQKKREKIFKELVKNAIGIGIGKASPEEIDEINIKEATHLAMQRAVEDFHDDINNKLKPDIILIDAEKINVDIDQRSIVHGDATVFTIAAASIVAKVLRDAEISYLASKYPEYDLENNKGYGTKKHREAILKYGATPLHRKTFLRKLLGNSDAK; encoded by the coding sequence ATGAATAAGGATTATGAAGATAAACTCTTTGACGAAGGTCATAAAATTATAGTTGGTATAGACGAAGTTGGTAGAGGACCCTTCTTTGGCGATGTACTTGCCTGTGCTATAGCTTTTGATAAGGACTTCTTTATGGAAGAGGTAAACGATTCGAAGAAGCTCAGTCAAAAGAAGAGAGAAAAAATTTTTAAAGAGCTTGTGAAAAACGCCATCGGCATAGGGATTGGCAAGGCAAGTCCTGAGGAAATTGATGAGATTAACATCAAAGAGGCAACTCACTTAGCTATGCAAAGGGCGGTAGAAGACTTTCATGACGATATTAATAATAAGCTTAAGCCTGACATAATTTTAATTGACGCTGAAAAAATTAACGTAGATATAGACCAAAGAAGTATTGTTCACGGCGATGCTACTGTGTTTACTATAGCTGCGGCAAGTATTGTAGCGAAGGTTTTAAGAGACGCTGAGATAAGTTATTTAGCTAGTAAGTATCCAGAGTATGACCTTGAGAATAATAAGGGCTATGGCACTAAAAAGCATAGGGAGGCAATACTAAAGTATGGAGCTACGCCGCTACATAGAAAAACTTTTTTAAGAAAGCTTTTAGGTAATAGCGATGCAAAATAA
- the ylqF gene encoding ribosome biogenesis GTPase YlqF, whose product MNINWYPGHMKKTRESLIEMSKLVDIVIELIDARAPMSSTNPIIKDITENKAKLVLLNKADLADDKVNKKWIAHYKDAKCIEFNAKDKSNVKKIIDLSRKEVDKYHKEHKQREHFGPIKAMVVGIPNVGKSTFINLMNNKKSLKTGNKPGVTKKNQWIKVDNDFMLLDTPGVLWPKFENQDIGMHLAFIGSIKDEILNKDDIALALIKFLKNNYSGALNKRYKVNEDATELEILEEIAKNRGFILKGNELDVYKAINILVDEFRNGLLGRISLEEPLDE is encoded by the coding sequence ATGAACATAAATTGGTACCCTGGACATATGAAGAAGACTAGAGAGTCTTTAATAGAGATGTCTAAGCTAGTTGATATAGTTATTGAGCTAATAGATGCAAGAGCACCCATGTCGAGCACGAACCCAATTATAAAAGACATAACTGAGAACAAAGCAAAGCTAGTATTACTAAACAAAGCTGACTTGGCGGATGATAAAGTTAATAAGAAGTGGATAGCTCATTACAAGGATGCGAAGTGTATAGAGTTCAACGCGAAAGACAAATCAAACGTGAAGAAAATTATCGACTTATCGCGCAAAGAGGTCGACAAGTATCACAAAGAGCACAAACAAAGAGAGCACTTCGGACCTATCAAGGCCATGGTTGTCGGCATACCAAATGTTGGCAAGTCTACTTTTATTAACTTAATGAACAATAAAAAGAGCCTTAAGACAGGCAACAAACCAGGTGTAACTAAGAAGAACCAATGGATTAAAGTTGACAATGACTTTATGCTACTTGATACACCCGGTGTTTTATGGCCAAAGTTTGAAAACCAAGATATAGGTATGCACCTAGCATTCATTGGTTCCATCAAAGATGAGATACTTAACAAGGATGATATTGCCCTAGCACTAATCAAATTTCTTAAGAATAATTATAGCGGCGCACTTAATAAGAGATACAAGGTCAACGAGGACGCTACAGAGCTTGAAATTCTTGAAGAGATAGCAAAGAACAGAGGCTTTATACTTAAGGGCAATGAACTTGATGTGTACAAAGCTATAAATATATTAGTTGATGAGTTTAGGAATGGTCTTTTAGGCAGGATTTCACTTGAGGAGCCTCTAGATGAATAA
- the rplS gene encoding 50S ribosomal protein L19: MDYIKMLEAQQLKDNIPQFHVGDTVQVHYKVVEGTRERIQVYEGTVIKRQNGGAKETFTVRRLSYGIGVERTFLLHSPRIDKIVLVRKGRVRRSKLYYLRNRVGKAAKVREKQSF, translated from the coding sequence ATGGACTATATAAAGATGCTTGAAGCACAACAATTAAAAGACAACATTCCTCAATTTCATGTAGGTGATACTGTTCAAGTACACTATAAAGTTGTAGAAGGTACACGTGAAAGAATCCAAGTGTACGAAGGTACTGTAATTAAGAGACAAAACGGCGGAGCTAAAGAAACATTTACAGTAAGAAGATTGTCATATGGTATTGGTGTTGAAAGAACATTCTTACTACACTCTCCAAGAATCGATAAGATCGTTCTTGTAAGAAAAGGTAGAGTTAGAAGATCTAAGCTATACTACTTAAGAAACAGAGTAGGTAAAGCTGCTAAGGTTAGAGAAAAACAATCATTTTAA
- the trmD gene encoding tRNA (guanosine(37)-N1)-methyltransferase TrmD, which produces MKFNVLTLFPEMFAALTDFSIIKRAIDNKLIEINLINFRDYSKDKHKKVDDYPYGGGSGMLLRADVLKDCLEDIKPKKLIYLSPKGKLFNQDLAKEYAKLDEITILCGHYEGLDERIIQNYVDEEISIGDYVLTGGELPAMVIIDTISRLVDSVIKEDSYSDETHMSNFLEYPQYTRPYDLDGDKVPEVLLSGNHQDVDDFRLIESFKATVKNRIDLLDFAKLDNKEMKNLREILNKLKKED; this is translated from the coding sequence ATAAAGTTTAATGTCTTGACTCTGTTCCCAGAGATGTTTGCAGCGCTTACTGATTTTAGTATAATCAAAAGAGCTATAGACAATAAACTTATAGAGATCAATCTTATTAATTTTAGAGACTACTCAAAGGACAAGCACAAAAAGGTTGACGACTACCCATATGGTGGCGGCAGTGGTATGCTTTTAAGAGCGGATGTACTTAAGGACTGCTTAGAAGATATTAAGCCAAAGAAGCTTATATATCTTTCACCAAAAGGAAAGCTCTTCAATCAAGACTTGGCTAAAGAGTATGCAAAACTTGATGAGATAACAATTCTTTGTGGGCACTACGAGGGTTTGGATGAGAGAATCATACAAAACTATGTCGATGAAGAGATATCAATCGGTGATTATGTATTAACTGGTGGCGAACTACCTGCTATGGTAATCATAGATACTATATCGAGGTTAGTTGATTCAGTAATAAAAGAAGATTCGTATTCTGACGAAACTCACATGTCAAATTTTTTAGAGTATCCTCAGTATACCAGACCATATGATCTGGATGGGGACAAGGTTCCAGAAGTACTGCTTAGTGGAAACCATCAAGATGTCGATGACTTTAGACTCATTGAGTCATTCAAAGCGACTGTAAAAAACAGGATAGACTTACTTGACTTTGCTAAGCTAGATAATAAGGAAATGAAAAATTTGAGAGAAATTTTAAATAAACTAAAGAAGGAGGACTAA